In the genome of Halostella limicola, one region contains:
- a CDS encoding OBG GTPase family GTP-binding protein produces MGLEEEIEELEEEIANTPYNKSTEAHIGRLKSKLAEKKEKLQNQSSAGGGTGYHVEKHGDATVALVGFPSVGKSTLLNAMTNADSEVGSYEFTTLDVNPGMLEHNGANIQMLDVPGLIEGAASGRGGGQEVLSVVRAADLVVFVLSAFEIDQYERLREELYKNKIRLDQEPPRVSINKKGKGGLKVNASVDLDVSEDVIKEVLREQGYINADVAIGERMDVDRLIDGVMDNRIYLPSVVTVNKADLIDPDYLPTVNENLREHDIDPDEAIFISAEEQKGLDALAERIWEELGLMRIYMDKPGRGVDYEEPLVLEQGSTIEDACHKLGGEFEERFRFARVSGPSAKHDEQQVGLDHELADEDVLRITTRK; encoded by the coding sequence ATGGGGCTCGAAGAGGAGATCGAGGAACTCGAGGAGGAAATCGCCAACACTCCCTACAACAAGTCCACCGAGGCCCACATCGGCCGGCTGAAGTCGAAGCTCGCGGAGAAGAAGGAGAAACTCCAGAACCAGTCCTCCGCCGGCGGCGGCACCGGCTACCACGTCGAGAAGCACGGCGACGCCACCGTCGCCCTCGTCGGGTTCCCGAGCGTCGGCAAGTCGACGCTTCTGAACGCCATGACCAACGCCGACAGCGAGGTCGGCTCCTACGAGTTCACCACCCTCGACGTCAACCCCGGCATGCTGGAGCACAACGGCGCGAACATCCAGATGCTCGACGTCCCCGGCCTGATCGAGGGCGCCGCGAGCGGCCGCGGCGGCGGACAGGAAGTGCTGTCGGTCGTTCGGGCCGCGGACCTCGTCGTCTTCGTCCTCTCCGCCTTCGAGATCGACCAGTACGAGCGCCTGCGCGAGGAGCTGTACAAGAACAAGATCCGCCTCGACCAGGAGCCCCCGCGCGTCTCGATCAACAAGAAGGGGAAGGGCGGCCTGAAGGTCAACGCCAGCGTCGACCTCGACGTCTCCGAGGACGTGATCAAGGAGGTCCTCCGCGAACAGGGCTACATCAACGCCGACGTGGCCATCGGCGAGCGGATGGACGTCGACCGGCTCATCGACGGCGTGATGGACAACCGGATCTACCTGCCCTCCGTCGTCACCGTCAACAAGGCGGACCTCATCGACCCCGACTACCTCCCGACGGTCAACGAGAACCTCCGCGAGCACGACATCGACCCGGACGAGGCCATCTTCATCAGCGCCGAGGAGCAGAAGGGCCTCGACGCGCTGGCCGAGCGCATCTGGGAGGAACTCGGCCTGATGCGCATCTACATGGACAAGCCCGGCCGCGGCGTCGACTACGAGGAGCCGCTCGTGCTCGAACAGGGGAGCACGATCGAGGACGCCTGCCACAAGCTCGGCGGCGAGTTCGAGGAGCGGTTCCGCTTCGCTCGCGTCAGCGGCCCGAGCGCGAAACACGACGAACAGCAGGTCGGACTGGACCACGAACTCGCCGACGAGGACGTGCTCCGCATCACGACCCGGAAATGA
- a CDS encoding VNG_1110C family protein: protein MPDPSRLRDSTQIVLPRDDLDGRAEDIKAELRERFVLTIYEEGECYRIIGSPVEIKEASKHLSRRGISLP, encoded by the coding sequence ATGCCCGATCCGTCCAGGTTGCGTGACAGTACGCAGATCGTCCTCCCCCGAGACGACCTGGACGGGCGGGCCGAGGACATCAAGGCCGAGCTCCGCGAGCGGTTCGTGCTGACGATCTACGAGGAGGGCGAGTGCTACCGGATCATCGGCAGTCCCGTCGAGATTAAGGAGGCGAGCAAACACCTCTCGCGCCGCGGTATCAGCTTGCCCTGA
- a CDS encoding TIGR04206 family protein — translation MTGRGDGRRLASLCLLAFLPWTATIYPGGTGLVFPWGLLSTSPTFGLVPITEYYFTHTYAQGLPPHLLAWGVGTLVYAFAVVSAAIGTTTGREDRRVTAALLLVAAVAHLRFTVGTDHGGITSVPVGPAALLLVAWWFHAGDLRRITAP, via the coding sequence ATGACCGGCCGTGGCGACGGCCGCCGCCTCGCGTCGCTCTGTCTCCTCGCGTTCCTTCCGTGGACCGCGACGATATACCCCGGCGGCACCGGGCTCGTCTTCCCCTGGGGACTGCTCTCGACGTCGCCGACGTTCGGCCTCGTGCCGATAACCGAGTATTACTTTACGCACACGTACGCGCAGGGCCTCCCGCCGCACCTGCTCGCCTGGGGCGTGGGGACCCTCGTCTACGCGTTCGCCGTCGTGAGCGCCGCTATCGGGACGACGACGGGGCGGGAGGACCGGCGAGTCACGGCGGCGCTCCTGCTGGTCGCGGCCGTGGCGCACCTCCGGTTCACCGTCGGGACGGACCACGGCGGGATCACGTCGGTCCCCGTCGGTCCCGCGGCGCTTCTCCTCGTCGCCTGGTGGTTCCACGCCGGCGACCTCCGCCGGATCACTGCCCCTTGA
- a CDS encoding phosphoglycolate phosphatase, with the protein MDVPPLALDIDGTLTRPDGGIDPRTFDAIRDWPADVVVATGKSFPYPVALCQFVGIEERVIAENGGVVCTRDEVSVEGDREAARAVAEEFVTLGHDLGWGDADLINRWRETEIAVRRTAPLEPLEELAADHGLTVVDTGYAYHVKSPVVSKGAGLEAICDLLGHDPEDFVAVGDSENDVSTFATVGRSFAVANADDAARTAADEITDGAHAAGFLEAIEAVRGE; encoded by the coding sequence ATGGACGTACCCCCGCTCGCGCTGGACATCGACGGGACGCTGACCAGGCCGGACGGCGGCATCGACCCCCGGACGTTCGACGCGATCCGGGACTGGCCCGCGGACGTGGTCGTCGCCACTGGCAAGTCGTTCCCCTACCCGGTCGCGCTCTGTCAGTTCGTCGGCATCGAGGAGCGGGTGATCGCGGAGAACGGCGGCGTCGTCTGCACCCGCGACGAGGTGTCGGTCGAGGGCGACCGCGAGGCCGCGCGGGCGGTCGCCGAGGAGTTCGTCACGCTCGGCCACGACCTCGGCTGGGGCGACGCCGACCTGATCAACCGCTGGCGGGAGACCGAGATCGCGGTCCGGCGGACCGCTCCGCTGGAACCGCTCGAAGAGCTCGCCGCGGACCACGGGCTCACCGTCGTCGATACGGGCTACGCCTATCACGTGAAGTCGCCGGTCGTGAGCAAGGGGGCCGGACTGGAGGCCATCTGCGACCTCCTCGGCCACGACCCCGAGGACTTCGTCGCGGTCGGCGACAGCGAGAACGACGTCTCGACGTTCGCGACGGTCGGCCGGAGTTTCGCCGTCGCCAACGCCGACGATGCGGCGCGGACCGCGGCAGACGAGATAACCGACGGCGCACACGCTGCGGGGTTCCTCGAAGCGATAGAAGCGGTGCGCGGCGAGTGA
- the glpK gene encoding glycerol kinase GlpK — MTNDTYVGAVDQGTTGTRFMVFDHSGQVVANAYEKHEQIYPEPGWVEHDPMEIWENTKEVVTRALEEAGLEADQLEALGITNQRETTLLWDAETGKPVHNAIVWQDRRTTDRVEELEDQGKVEEIREKTGLEADAYFSATKAEWLLENADPIKMERSRPEDIEDRAERGEILFGTIDTWLIYNLTGNHVTEVTNASRTMLYNIRDLEWDDDLLREFDVPREMLPEVRPSSDDDYYGHTDPDGFLEAEIPVAGALGDQQAALFGQTCFDEGDAKNTYGTGSFFLMNTGNEAVESDHGLLTTIGFQRSGEPVQYALEGAIFVTGAAIEWLEDVDLIDDAAETASLARSVDSTDGVYMVPAFTGLGAPHWDQRARGTIVGMTRGTRKEHIVRATLESIAYQTRDVAEAMEADSGIEMGQLRVDGGAVKNNFLCQLQADIIDTGIVRPEVDETTALGSAYAAGLATGYWETVDELRDNWQIDREFEPEMENSKADKMYSRWDDAIERASDWARDGGE; from the coding sequence ATGACGAACGACACATACGTAGGAGCGGTCGACCAGGGGACGACCGGGACCCGCTTTATGGTCTTCGACCACAGCGGGCAGGTCGTCGCGAACGCGTACGAGAAACACGAACAGATCTACCCGGAACCCGGCTGGGTCGAGCACGACCCGATGGAGATCTGGGAGAACACGAAGGAAGTCGTCACCCGCGCGCTCGAAGAGGCCGGCCTCGAGGCCGACCAACTGGAGGCACTCGGCATCACGAACCAGCGCGAGACGACGCTCCTGTGGGACGCGGAGACCGGCAAGCCGGTCCACAACGCCATCGTCTGGCAGGACCGGCGGACGACCGACCGCGTCGAGGAACTCGAAGATCAGGGGAAAGTCGAGGAGATCCGCGAGAAGACGGGGCTGGAGGCCGACGCGTACTTCTCGGCGACGAAGGCCGAGTGGCTGCTCGAGAACGCCGATCCGATCAAGATGGAGCGCAGCCGTCCCGAGGACATCGAGGACCGCGCCGAGCGCGGCGAGATCCTCTTCGGGACGATCGACACCTGGCTCATCTACAACCTGACGGGCAACCACGTGACGGAGGTGACCAACGCGTCGCGGACGATGCTGTACAACATCCGCGACCTGGAGTGGGACGACGACCTCCTCCGGGAGTTCGACGTCCCCCGCGAGATGCTACCGGAGGTGCGCCCGTCCAGCGACGACGACTACTACGGACACACCGACCCCGACGGCTTCCTCGAAGCCGAGATCCCGGTCGCGGGCGCGCTCGGCGACCAGCAGGCCGCGCTGTTCGGCCAGACCTGCTTCGACGAGGGCGACGCGAAGAACACCTACGGGACCGGCTCGTTCTTCCTGATGAACACCGGCAACGAGGCCGTCGAGAGCGACCACGGTCTCCTCACGACGATCGGCTTCCAGCGCTCCGGCGAACCCGTTCAGTACGCGCTGGAGGGGGCCATCTTCGTCACCGGCGCGGCGATCGAGTGGCTGGAGGACGTGGACCTCATCGACGACGCCGCCGAGACGGCGTCGCTCGCCCGCAGCGTCGACTCGACGGACGGCGTCTACATGGTGCCGGCGTTCACGGGCCTCGGCGCGCCCCACTGGGACCAGCGCGCCCGCGGCACCATCGTGGGGATGACCCGCGGCACGCGCAAGGAGCACATCGTCCGCGCGACGCTGGAGAGCATCGCCTACCAGACCCGCGACGTCGCCGAGGCGATGGAGGCGGACTCCGGCATCGAGATGGGTCAGCTGCGCGTCGACGGCGGCGCGGTCAAGAACAACTTCCTCTGCCAGCTGCAGGCCGACATCATCGACACCGGCATCGTCCGTCCCGAGGTCGACGAGACGACCGCGCTCGGCTCCGCGTACGCCGCGGGGCTGGCGACGGGCTACTGGGAGACGGTCGACGAACTCCGCGACAACTGGCAGATCGACCGGGAGTTCGAGCCGGAGATGGAGAACTCGAAGGCCGACAAGATGTACAGCCGCTGGGACGACGCGATCGAGCGCGCGAGCGACTGGGCGCGCGACGGGGGTGAGTGA
- a CDS encoding VOC family protein yields MSAPLDHVMMRVEDMEESLEWYQSHFDYEEKGRWEADTFTNVFLGPEDKHDEGALLELTYNHDGRSYDMGDAWGHIAVRVEDVYEAYDELMDQGVEDYRDPDSCGGQYAFVTDPDGHEIEIVERDHGARWSLDHTMIRVEDVERSIGWFARVLDYEMFRRSEHDTFALYFMKPRDAADEQMSVELTFNYDGSTYELGDAWGHVAVEVDDLQGFWDTAMERGAEDYRDPESCDNMYAFTEDPDGHEVEIVTED; encoded by the coding sequence ATGAGCGCACCGCTCGACCACGTGATGATGCGCGTCGAGGACATGGAGGAATCGCTGGAGTGGTACCAGTCCCACTTCGACTACGAGGAGAAGGGCCGCTGGGAGGCCGACACCTTCACCAACGTCTTCCTCGGCCCCGAGGACAAACACGACGAGGGGGCGCTGCTCGAACTCACCTACAACCACGACGGTCGTTCCTACGACATGGGCGACGCGTGGGGCCACATCGCCGTCCGCGTCGAGGACGTGTACGAGGCGTACGACGAACTGATGGACCAGGGCGTCGAGGACTACCGCGACCCCGACTCCTGCGGCGGGCAGTACGCCTTCGTCACGGACCCGGACGGCCACGAGATCGAGATCGTCGAGCGCGACCACGGCGCGCGGTGGAGTCTCGACCACACGATGATCCGCGTCGAGGACGTGGAGCGTTCCATCGGCTGGTTCGCGCGCGTGCTCGACTACGAGATGTTCCGCCGGAGCGAGCACGACACCTTCGCGCTTTACTTCATGAAACCCCGCGACGCCGCCGACGAGCAGATGTCCGTCGAACTCACCTTCAACTACGACGGCAGCACGTACGAACTGGGCGACGCGTGGGGGCACGTCGCCGTCGAGGTCGACGACCTGCAGGGCTTCTGGGACACTGCGATGGAGCGCGGCGCGGAGGACTACCGCGACCCCGAGTCGTGCGACAACATGTACGCCTTCACGGAAGATCCCGACGGGCACGAGG